One genomic segment of Catalinimonas alkaloidigena includes these proteins:
- a CDS encoding PA14 domain-containing protein produces the protein MKYHFISLLLLLLYTTSYSQQDDSSEFTSEAFEEAVPWTHLNFHNNPDNFQFAIVSDRTGGHRPGVFGKAVEKLNLLQPEFVMCVGDLIEGYSKDSAVVNAQWDEFHDILEPLEMPFFYLPGNHDFTNAMMKNQWLYRYGRDYYYFVYKNVLFITMNTNDGNGVEVSREQIDYTKQVLEKFPDVRHTFIFMHHPIWSYGSTDQFTEIEQYLEGRKFTVFAGHTHRYLFEKRKQNNYYVLATTGGGTPLQGPKFGRFDHVTWVTMTEEEPTIVNLKLDGIINHDVSTRETAQMTGSLINSTRFKTQVLLSPSKKGEGIRSFSNIFTKGLLKLQVQNTADEPLQFSGSFFHNHQIAVDILKINEDIPPNSSKEFEINLSALKNIPIADLNSLEMDWTIGYKTAKLEQPFQLEGIHNIDINPSPQHITFSADTIFLEAVPLEIKQPFQDINIHYTLDGTEPTLQSPVYQSPLTLEGTTELKVKFFTSKGDHSGLMAQTFRKTAPKKAIKRKSKAGLKYAYYEGEFTTLPDYESLEPINTDVIASFNIDSLAGPRGDYYGFTFDGFLEIPTDGVYTFYLNSNDGSRLYIADELVVDNDGIHISTIKPGQIALKKGKHPIKIEYFEGKDYQNLWLGWEGPGFDRESVPFKNLSH, from the coding sequence ATGAAATACCATTTCATTTCGCTGTTACTCCTATTACTTTATACTACCTCCTATAGTCAACAGGATGACAGTTCAGAATTTACATCTGAAGCTTTTGAGGAGGCCGTACCCTGGACACATTTAAATTTTCATAACAATCCTGATAACTTTCAATTTGCGATCGTGAGTGACCGGACAGGAGGGCATCGGCCGGGAGTGTTTGGCAAAGCAGTGGAAAAGCTCAATTTACTTCAACCTGAATTTGTCATGTGTGTGGGAGATCTTATTGAGGGTTACAGTAAAGATTCCGCTGTGGTAAACGCACAATGGGATGAGTTTCATGACATATTAGAACCGCTTGAAATGCCATTCTTTTACCTTCCTGGCAACCATGATTTTACCAATGCTATGATGAAAAATCAATGGCTGTATCGCTATGGCAGAGACTATTACTATTTCGTGTACAAAAATGTGCTATTCATCACCATGAATACCAATGATGGCAATGGTGTAGAGGTAAGCAGAGAACAAATTGACTATACCAAACAGGTACTTGAAAAATTTCCCGATGTACGCCATACTTTCATTTTTATGCATCATCCCATTTGGAGCTATGGGAGCACTGATCAGTTTACTGAAATAGAGCAATATCTTGAAGGAAGGAAATTTACAGTATTTGCCGGTCACACCCATAGGTATCTGTTTGAGAAAAGGAAACAAAATAACTATTATGTCTTAGCCACTACGGGTGGAGGGACTCCTTTACAAGGTCCTAAATTTGGTCGGTTTGATCATGTTACCTGGGTTACCATGACTGAAGAAGAACCCACCATTGTTAACCTTAAACTTGATGGTATTATCAATCATGATGTGTCTACTCGTGAAACGGCCCAAATGACAGGATCATTAATCAACAGTACCAGATTTAAAACCCAGGTTCTCCTCTCCCCGAGTAAAAAGGGTGAAGGGATTCGCTCATTTTCAAATATATTTACCAAGGGGCTATTAAAACTTCAGGTTCAAAATACGGCAGATGAGCCCCTGCAGTTCAGTGGTAGCTTCTTTCACAACCATCAAATTGCGGTAGATATCTTAAAGATCAATGAGGATATTCCTCCTAATTCTTCCAAAGAATTTGAGATCAACTTATCTGCGCTGAAAAACATACCCATTGCTGACCTAAATTCACTGGAGATGGATTGGACTATCGGTTATAAAACTGCTAAACTAGAACAACCTTTTCAACTTGAAGGAATTCATAATATTGACATAAACCCGAGTCCTCAACACATTACTTTTTCAGCAGACACTATTTTTCTGGAGGCAGTACCCCTTGAAATAAAGCAACCTTTCCAGGACATTAACATTCATTATACTTTGGACGGTACAGAGCCTACATTGCAGTCTCCTGTATATCAATCTCCTTTAACGCTGGAAGGTACCACCGAGCTAAAAGTAAAGTTCTTTACATCTAAGGGTGATCATTCTGGCCTGATGGCACAAACTTTTAGAAAAACGGCTCCCAAAAAAGCGATAAAACGTAAAAGTAAAGCTGGGCTGAAGTATGCTTATTATGAAGGAGAATTTACCACTCTGCCAGATTATGAGTCTTTAGAGCCAATCAATACAGATGTGATAGCTAGTTTCAATATAGATTCTCTTGCTGGTCCACGGGGAGATTACTATGGGTTTACTTTTGATGGTTTCCTTGAAATTCCAACTGATGGAGTTTATACATTTTATCTGAACTCAAACGATGGCAGCCGACTCTATATTGCCGATGAACTTGTTGTGGATAATGATGGTATCCATATTTCAACCATCAAGCCTGGACAGATTGCTCTAAAAAAAGGAAAGCACCCTATAAAAATTGAGTATTTTGAAGGTAAAGACTATCAAAATTTATGGCTCGGATGGGAAGGGCCTGGCTTTGATAGAGAAAGTGTTCCTTTTAAAAATTTATCTCATTAA